The sequence AAATTTCTCTCTTATATGttccttctgttaaaaaaaaaacaaaaccaaaacaaaacaccagttACATGCTGTGTTAATTCATCAATAAAAAGATAACCTAAAAAAATATCCAAAGGTCTAAGTACCAGGACTAGGGTGACATAGATACATTTTATTATTACTGAAAGCATGCTGAGAATATTTCCACTTTAATGTGTTACTGACTTGTAAAAATGAGAGCAAGACTTCACATACATCTGCTTTTCTATCTGAAAATCTTAGAATACTAAGGAAGTATGCTTCAACTCCTGGTAAAATTCAGTTTGACAAATGGGGAGACTGAGCCATAGAAGAATCTCAAAACTGGTACCCATCTTCTGATGCCATATACTCCAGAAAGGGTATTTTCAGAATGCCTTGGGCCTAGCTATCTTTCAGCATCCATTAACTGAGTCACAGAAAAAAGTTGCTTTTGAGGAATTAGATTTCAGTTTTTCTATCAGGTCAGAAACAGTTGTTATGGTGTAGCAGGGAACAGAACTCTGATACCATGGCTCAGATTCTGAGCAGTCTCACACATTTAGCTGTGTACCAATGAAAATAAATGGTGGATAGTTTGACCTCagtttttaaattctgctttaaaagaGTTGACaagaaaaggagtatttttttgTTGATTTGAACGGATAGAGGCTGGTATACTGAAAAGCACCCAAGTGTGGTTTTATCTACAACAGGGTTTTTCAGGAACCCCATGTATAGAGGGTAGGATGGTCAGTACTCTGGATATAGGGTTAAAAGAAACATGAGCCAAACCCACCCCTTCTGCAAGTAATCATCCTTAGCTattgcaacaaaaaaacccctattatATATTTCCTGAAGTCTGAATGAAGAAGTTTTAGTTAAACCACATGGAAGTGATTAAAACGAGAAAAACTGCACAATGTatagaagctttttaaaattcataaccTGGCCATAACTGCCTCTTCCAGAAGAGTTGGATAGTTTTCAAGAGTTGTAACTCACTTTATCAAGTTCATAGAACTCAACtcgttcttcctggctgcagCTTCTTCCAATGGGGGACACATTTAACATCCCGTTTCGGAACTCAATGAAAGTGCCCCTGAAAAAGAATCgattaatgaaacagaaaacaatgaaaaattgcTCAAAATACTATCAcaatgaattttcatttaattctgaaGACAATGGGCATCAGATGTCTCCTTCAGCCTCATTGTatgcaaaaacccccaaacacataGGAAACTCTGGCATCAAGGAGTCTTTTGGACTTTTATTTGAATCTGGCAACCTCAACATCATCCTTACCGCCTTTTAAAAGTatgatttggttttaaaagtaTGACTGGAGCATCCTGTCAACCTGATTCTCAGACCCTGACAAGCCAGCCTGTCAGCTTTGGGGTGAAGCAGCAAAATGGAGAGCGACCTTGGCGGTGTTTCTAGGTGGCCTGGCAGACGGTCCGCGTCAACCGCATTAATGTCTTGTGCAGCTGCACCCTCTCGTGTCACATAATGCTGAGCTGACTGCACGCTCCTCATCTCTGGAAAACGTTATGCTGCTGAATTCCAAACACGCCAAGGAAATACTCCTGCTTCAAAACTGAACTTCCTTCcctcttaaataaaaatgctgaatCAGTATTTCAAACCCTGTGCTCCAGCTGGGAGCTTGTCTTTGTATGCCTAGACTGAGCTGTTTCACGTATACAGTGTTCCTAAAACACGAATTACTCGGTTTCTGCTGAGCAGCCTGCTTTACATACTGATGCTCAACACTACAACATGGAGAATATGGTGACACCGAGATGTGTGTATGCACAGACCTTTTCTTTGGCAGTTTAATCTTCGCAATGTAACTCAGGCAGTAGTTGATTACATCTTGAAGTATGTCCTCGCCCAGGTAGCCCTGAATGTTCtaacaaaataaacagcattCAACCAAAGGTCCAAAATTTGAGATTCTAAAAACAAGTCACAAGGAAAACACCAACAGTGGATAATCAGGCATGGGTAGTACCACAAAGAAACATGCCTTCAGGAAGTAACTCGCAGTTGATGCACACATGGTACTAACTAAAGGctctcatttttaattttgtttactttGTGTTTTTTAAACCGTAACTCCAAACTCTCATTTAATAAGCTCCCTACTAGTACCTGCTTTAGAAGGAAACAGTGTGGCCCAAAGACAGCAGACCTAAATAAAAAATTGCAGTTAATGTCTACCATAGCCAAGCATGAAGAAATGGAGATCATTACTGCAGTAAACTGGAAACCACTGCTCAAATCAGCAATTTCAGCCAGGTTctcttatatttttaatcatcTCCATTACTTATGTTGAACCAATGAAGATGATTAGGGTATCTAGAATCAGATGTATATTAATTTAGAGTATTTACCGTCTAGCTTATACAGCACATCACAGTGTGCACCCTGAATTAATACTAAAAAGCAGCTACAAGAGATCTACCAGAAACTTCTGAACCCTAAGACCCAACAGACATCAGCTGTGAAATGCCATATTCCACAGGACCTCCAGGAGCAGAGGGCTTGGCCACATTTCCTAGGGGTAAGCTGAGGGAAAGGCTGTTCCAGgattttcactgttcttttttgATCAGACACTCCAATAGCTTTTGGTTTGGAGAATACCCCAAAGAATAAAGCCCAAGGTGCAGATTGTCATTACATGAATCAGAGCGCCAAATGAATGATCTGCTACAGAAGTAACCCATGAAAACAGCAGCGATTAGTTAGAAGGGTGATCACAGAGGACTGCAGTATAGTGACAAAGCAAAATCTTGTTTAGAAAACTTCTCTTTCACATTACTGGAAATTTCACACTTACCTGCTTGCTCAAGAATTTCCCATCTTTGTAAGCTACAAGACCGTTTTCTGGGAAAACGTAGTCAAATTTTTCAACCActacaaccaaacaaaaagacaGTAACTAGTAACTTCCCCTGTATGTTTAATGCAGAATTAGGTTAAAAGACAGCAAACATTACATCATAAAGCATGAAAGATTCAGCAGCATAACACCGAGCACAAGATCAAAGCCACTCTCATTTCTCTCCAAGATTAACACACACCTCAAATCACATGAAGTCTTTCCATTAAGTTATCTGTCTTTTTGCTTAAAGGCTCCTCCTCTCCTGCAAGTACATCTTTACATTAAATGTAAGGAAGTGACCGGACACTTCAAATGTACAAAAACCTGGCACACAGCCTGGCTAGAGAGCAAATCAAATGCCACCACTGTGGGTTGGTTTTCTCGATGTTACTAATCTACAGTAGATGTACGAGAGCTGTGAGACTCTTAGGGCAATGCGAGATGATGTGGCTTACTGGAGACCACCTGTAAGCCAAACAAATTGTGAGTTATTTGGGCATTACAGAAGGCTATCAGTGGCATCAATTAAGTAAAGACCATTAAAGATAGCTTTttatacagaaaaggaaatgccTCTCAAAGGACTAAAGCAAGAGTCCATCTCTGCATTGTAACCGCAGTTAATAAAACCAGATCCTTCAGGGATGCGCTTGACAGCTGAGCAGCCTGCACACCTATCTTATGTACagaattccattttaaaaagacaatgttAAAATGCCCTCCTTCACAAAGTCGGGATTTCACTTTAATAACTTCACGTTAATAAGACACCGAGATATCTGTAAAACGCAAACACGGGTTGCAGTTTCTAAATGCTTGTAAAAACCTTTTAATAGATTGAGTGCAACAACAAAAACAGGGGAAAAGTTAAAAGCAAGGAAGGAGGAGAACAAACAGGGTTTAACCTACATTTACCCTTCACAACTTCCTGGTAAGCAATTCAGTGCAAGGGATTGCATCAGCTGCTGTCCTTACCGTCATCGCCAAGCTGCTCCTTAATCTTTTCAAAATCTGAACCACCCACGACTCCAACTTTCACCTTCTGACGCAACTTCTGCAGAAACGCGGCCATCTCTGCCGTGATTTTCTggattccaaaataaaataattagccTTGTCAGCATTCTAATCAGGAGACCAGCATCTCTATTCCGCAGTCATTATTACAGACCAGCCGTTCTGTGCAGATCTTTAAGAAAAGGGGAGgaattttttttgccttaaacGGCAAAGTTTGCACATCAAGCATCGCGGAAACGGATGGGGAATCCGCCGCGCCAGCTAACAGCCCGTAACGCGGGCCTGTGCCGCTCAGTGCCGGGCCGCGCTCCGGGCCCGGGCCGCCGGCACCAACACCCCTGGACTAGGCCCCGCCCGCCGAGAGCCGCCCCTCAGcaccccgcagccccggccccggccccgccgcccccgggacCGGCCTGTCGCGGGGCGGTGAGGGTCCCGTCCACGTCGAAGAGGCAGAGCGCGGCGCGCGGCGGCGCCATGGCGCCCGCCCGGGGCAGCGGAAGCGGGGCCGCGCGCTCCCGCCGCGGGGGACGCCGGGAAGCGGGAGGGGTGGGGTTCGTCCCCTGCCGCCGGGCCGCGCGGGGGCGCTCGCGGGAGGCGCCGCGCGGCGGCTGGAGGTGGCGGCGCGGAGGCCGGCGGGGCCGTGGCGATGGTGAGCGGCGCGGGCGCGGCgccgggggggggccctgccgccgggggggggctgcccccgccttcccctccttcccctcctcttcccgtGCCCCGGGGCCGCCCGTGGGGCGCCGGCAGCACGTGTGGGCCGCGAGCGGCTGCGGCCGCCTCTGTGGGGAGCGGCGGGCCCCGCGCGCGGCGCGTAACGGCCGAGCGAgggccccggggagggcgggcggcgcccGCGGCAGCGCcgtgccggcggcggggccgggagctggCGGGCCCGTGCGCCGCGTTCGCCGTCCCGCCAGGCCCGGAGCTGGCCCCCGGCGGGCTCCCGAGCGGTGGCTCCCGGGCCGTgagcgccgccgcccgcggcaGGGCTTGGCCTCGCaccgcccggcggcggcgggtgtGCTGCAGCGGGCCGGCAGCGCGTGGCTCCCCACTGCCTGCTGCCCGCTCTCCTGCTTCGGGTTGCTCACGCTCTCCTCCCCTTCATCGGGCTTAGT comes from Strix aluco isolate bStrAlu1 chromosome 15, bStrAlu1.hap1, whole genome shotgun sequence and encodes:
- the PMM2 gene encoding phosphomannomutase 2; translation: MAPPRAALCLFDVDGTLTAPRQKITAEMAAFLQKLRQKVKVGVVGGSDFEKIKEQLGDDVVEKFDYVFPENGLVAYKDGKFLSKQNIQGYLGEDILQDVINYCLSYIAKIKLPKKRGTFIEFRNGMLNVSPIGRSCSQEERVEFYELDKKEHIREKFVADLRREFAGKGLTFSIGGQISFDVFPDGWDKRYCLGVIADDGYKTIYFFGDKTMPGGNDYEIFTDSRTEGHSVTSPQDTRRICEELFFK